GGCTACTATTCAAATTTCTTGATCAAAGACAAGTCATTCAACATTTTCTCAATTGCTTCATCATCATGGGCCCGACCTTTCGTCTGCATGACATAGAGACTTCAGTAGATATAAAATAAGCACTCTAATCAAATATCAATCTTTAATAGGTTTTGCTAATTGGCaacttataaaaatgtaagTTAAACAAACCTAGGGTGCATTAAAGTTTAACATGATGGAAGATTCAATGAATGTCTATCTAGCATATTTTTAAACCAGCAAATATCAAATACACACAGCTGGAAAGCCACATGTTGAGTCCAAATAAATTTACCTTGATGGATGGGACCATGGCAATAGCTTCTTCCACAGTTTCGGGGCAGAGGTTGCCGAGGACGCAAAGCTCAAATTCAGCCAACTGGTATCGGCTCAGAATTTCTCGAACTTGTCTAACAGCATCAGGATTCTTATAACGGCTGAAGCGCTTCACATACTGTAGGGACTTTTCAAATACTCTGAAGTGGGAAGAGAAGCAGAGGTTAGCGAGAGACTCAGATTTAAAACCATACAACTCTTTGTGAATGTACACAGTCTCCCTCTGTCTCATGCTAACTAGCTAACCGGTTAGCTAAGATTTTCATAAATATGGAGTTAATACCATAAAGACTGTTGGAAAAAGGGAACTAAAGGTTAAAACGTGAAAACGAGATCCTAACCTTTCAAAATTGCTAAATCCAGACATTATtgctaaatgaaaaaaattaacaaatataatcaCAGAAATCAAATGGAGCTGAGTACTTCCCGGAATATATGGTCTGTtacttggtaaaaaaaaaaagcatagacATAGAAGATTAAGTTCTTAGGTAGTGTCACTCATTGCAGATATCAATTGAGTGTCTAAGGAATGTATAATATTAATTCCCTGAAATTGTAGTAcctaattaatgttttttttaagtgaAGACCTCAAAGAAAGAACAGATGTCCTAATAGAGTTGAAGCAGCTTTTTAGATACTTGACAGTTCAACTCATTcatccaagttccagaagaacGTAAGAGCGGGATAAAGAGCAGATAGAGCTAACAAAGGGCTACAGAAATTTCATATGAAGGAAGTCATGGAtaaaatattgtcaaatttGAAGGCAACATtggaataaatgaaaaatgaggcAACTGCAACAGCCATCATTTACTCAACACACCATCAACATATTAAGAAGAAACCATGTTTAAATTAGTGCAAacatgatttaatatttttttttttttttgataagaaaacAAGATATGCATTAGAAAAAGGCTAAAAGCCACAGAGcatatacagggagtatacaaggcggCTAAAGCCTCAAAAAGGAGCTACAAGACCAAAAAAAATGACtacctccccttaagtggatgctac
The window above is part of the Vitis riparia cultivar Riparia Gloire de Montpellier isolate 1030 chromosome 12, EGFV_Vit.rip_1.0, whole genome shotgun sequence genome. Proteins encoded here:
- the LOC117926183 gene encoding DNA-directed RNA polymerase II subunit 4, with product MSGEEEENAAELKIGDEFLKAKCLMNCEVAVILEHKYEQLQQMSDDPLNQVSQVFEKSLQYVKRFSRYKNPDAVRQVREILSRYQLAEFELCVLGNLCPETVEEAIAMVPSIKTKGRAHDDEAIEKMLNDLSLIKKFE